One part of the Haliotis asinina isolate JCU_RB_2024 chromosome 2, JCU_Hal_asi_v2, whole genome shotgun sequence genome encodes these proteins:
- the LOC137273001 gene encoding adhesion G protein-coupled receptor L4-like, producing the protein MRTVLLADVILCCLAAARADCDLGQQPISLIRWSGVVRSPGFEKRMYPNYQNCTWNIRVNSGSRINMTFTQFELEVGRFINADPRDSRNTCTDYVRITDGSDVLFQGCGKQSIEGLLSNSNEVTINFVTDESGQPPGFSLDYTGVPSDDITGDTIIETPGYPDYPPRDQIFKWKILPKQNAITIVRGMAFNGSLPWCGESPVMAINERNEAWNKELCLSDYALFSPGNITLVYNASTDSNPWVGKLQVIYKPGRPSCSNICDNSTNNLKICLDPRDLLGRAYTCICEEEYTGKHCEVAKSTLQPCYSTPCQHNGSCTEVDRSYQCGCMDGYTGKDCESDIDFCLGITCQNGGTCMDETSRFQCSCVTGYTGQLCQKDIDECDVTPCQNGGTCVNEIGSYSCSCVKGYKGNQCEIPFEDCDWEPCYHGGTCIQEKDGFRCACTPKYTGRKCSIPVDSAHCLEARDTTFGSGLTWQDTLADRVDVVPCPPGIIGNATRKCVHDSSSPSGGRWTRPDLGECVSPRIMEINELAKALQEARAVDSATIEDVTRQLANATSVVRDNQGAQLYPGDLVFATGIVRIVSIAVTTAHDISDQVQSIADLYGDAVDNIVDPETVIIWRNTKTTMIGEKMTSLLESTEALAENLIVHQLRRRRSVNSFPSRDPLVVTSRNLEFRVTSVQKGVNVTHIPAFTGSAASSYIELPSTVADIASRHTDGSSFNIYYAKFRSMAALLSLKEDRHNGSEPGTVGVVNSDVISGRVLRVPESSFRSLDQPVVITFSLKNATLGGNLTEYCVYMNMSAVSDKNRWSRDGCQLKTINGSHVTCVCSHLTNFAILMDVYGTSENLDDRNSQVLSYISYIGGILSILGCLATIIVFEYFRLRSDRVRIHEQLAACIICVQTVFLIGFSRTQNSATPTWACKTVAILLHYFLTAMFCWMLVEGINLYVALVKVFKRDSHIRKYVAIGWGVPLVIVGISVGVFFHSYGTNGICWLNNEMLLVCFVPTVGLVIVINTVILCMVLRVMLKSLHSSAKVVSSKEEKSGIWMSLKAAAVLLPLLGLTWMLAFLAVDAPGTEVVGYIFTYLFTICNSFQGVVFFVFHCLLNADVHSAYDRRYKKRKRLTTMTSNDITTLRRKKSSSDNDTYVAEPSTVKTSMGNNFSDISFVEGRRDSSTYPDEQLQLERQHSNFDDYDVSDTEKIWRRSMCQDMNFDSFPRHFRQIGTYNAGFSHADNMESTFDGPSGSAGKFH; encoded by the exons ATGAGGACGGTTTTGCTTGCAGATGTCATTCTCTGCTGTCTGGCAG CTGCACGTGCAGACTGCGACCTGGGCCAGCAGCCAATCAGCTTGATCCGCTGGAGCGGAGTGGTACGCAGTCCTGGGTTTGAGAAGCGGATGTACCCGAACTATCAGAACTGCACATGGAACATCCGCGTCAATTCGGGAAGTAGAATCAACATGACCTTCACCCAGTTTGAACTTGAGGTCGGGAGGTTCATCAACGCCGACCCCAGGGACAGTCGAAACACGTGCACAGATTATGTCCGG ataacTGACGGGTCGGACGTGTTGTTTCAAGGTTGTGGAAAGCAGAGTATTGAGGGACTGTTGTCCAACtcaaacgaggtgaccataaaCTTCGTGACGGACGAGAGTGGACAGCCACCCGGGTTCAGCCTCGACTACACAG GTGTTCCAAGCGACGATATCACTGGAGACACTATCATAGAAACACCCGGTTATCCAGACTACCCTCCCCGTGACCAGATATTCAAGTGGAAAATTCTGCCTAAACAAAATGCCATAACCATTGTACGTGGGATGGCGTTTAACGGGTCCCTGCCTTGGTGCGGAGAATCACCTGTAATG GCCATCAACGAGAGGAACGAGGCGTGGAACAAAGAGCTGTGTCTGTCTGACTACGCACTCTTCTCCCCCGGGAACATCACCCTGGTGTACAACGCCAGCACCGACTCCAACCCCTGGGTCGGCAAACTACAGGTCATCTACAAACCAG GTCGACCATCTTGTTCAAATATATGTGATAACAGCACAAACAACTTGAAGATATGTCTGGACCCACGTGACCTTTTAGGGCGCGCTTATACCTGTATATGTGAAGAGGAGTACACGGGCAAGCACTGCGAGGTGGCCAAGTCCACACTCCAACCTTGCTACTCCACTCCATGTCAGCACAATGGCAGCTGCACCGAGGTCGACCGTTCCTATCAATGTGGCTGCATGGACGGTTACACTGGGAAAGACTGCGAATCGGACATCGACTTCTGCTTGGGCATTACCTGCCAAAATGGCGGAACGTGTATGGATGAAACCAGTCGGTTTCAGTGCTCATGCGTAACCGGATATACGGGTCAGCTCTGCCAAAAGGACATTGATGAGTGTGACGTAACTCCTTGTCAAAATGGCGGTACGTGTGTAAACGAGATTGGATCATATTCTTGTTCATGCGTAAAAGGATACAAAGGAAATCAGTGTGAAATTCCGTTCGAAGACTGTGATTGGGAGCCATGTTACCATGGAGGCACGTGCATACAGGAGAAAGATGGCTTCCGTTGCGCATGTACCCCGAAGTACACAGGGCGCAAGTGCTCCATTCCTGTCG ATTCGGCCCACTGTCTTGAAGCTCGGGACACAACTTTCGGCAGTGGACTGACTTGGCAGGACACTCTCGCGGACCGCGTGGACGTCGTGCCATGTCCACCAGGGATAATCG GCAATGCTACAAGAAAGTGCGTCCACGACTCCTCATCCCCAAGTGGCGGAAGGTGGACTCGTCCAGACCTGGGAGAGTGCGTCAGTCCACGAATCATGGAAATTAATGAGCTG GCAAAGGCCCTTCAAGAGGCCAGGGCAGTCGATAGCGCCACCATTGAAGACGTCACGAGACAGCTAGCAAACGCCACATCTGTTGTGAGAGATAATCAGGGGGCGCAGCTATATCCGGGCGACCTCGTTTTCGCGACAGGGATCGTCCGAATAGTGTCTATAGCGGTTACCACTGCGCATGACATATCTGACCAAGTGCAGTCGATCGCAGAT CTGTATGGCGATGCAGTGGACAACATCGTGGACCCAGAGACGGTTATCATATGGCGAAATACAAAGACG ACTATGATAGGGGAGAAGATGACGTCACTTCTAGAATCCACAGAGGCTTTAGCTGAGAATTTGATAGTGCATCAACTTAGGCGACGTCGATCTGTGAATTCCTTCCCCTCACGTGACCCTCTTGTCGTAACATCCCGGAACCTGG AGTTCCGCGTGACCAGTGTCCAGAAAGGGGTCAACGTGACCCACATTCCGGCATTTACAGGATCTGCGGCCTCCAGTTATATCGAACTGCCCTCCACCGTTGCGGACATTGCCTCCAGACACACTGACG GTTCGTCTTTCAACATCTACTACGCCAAGTTCCGGTCCATGGCTGCGCTGCTATCTCTGAAGGAAGACCGGCACAATGG CTCGGAGCCGGGTACAGTGGGCGTGGTCAACTCTGACGTCATATCCGGCCGGGTCCTCCGCGTGCCAGAAAGCTCCTTCAGGTCACTAGATCAACCCGTCGTCATCACATTCAGTCTCAAG AACGCCACACTGGGGGGTAACCTGACTGAGTACTGTGTGTACATGAACATGTCAGCTGT GTCTGACAAAAACCGATGGTCTCGAGATGGGTGCCAACTGAAGACCATTAACGGAAGTCACGTGACCTGTGTGTGCTCCCACCTGACAAATTTCGCCATTCTGATGGACGTGTATGGAACCTCC GAGAACTTGGACGACAGAAACAGCCAGGTGTTATCCTACATCTCCTATATCGGCGGCATCCTCTCCATCCTCGGCTGTCTCGCCACTATCATCGTCTTCGAGTACTTCCG GCTGCGCAGTGACCGGGTGCGCATCCATGAACAGTTAGCAGCGTGTATCATCTGTGTCCAAACGGTGTTCCTGATCGGGTTCAGTCGCACACAGAACAGCGCCACGCCTACT TGGGCGTGTAAGACGGTGGCCATCTTGCTGCACTATTTTCTGACCGCCATGTTCTGCTGGATGTTGGTGGAAGGCATCAATCTCTACGTGGCGCTGGTCAAAGTCTTCAAACGAGACAGTCATATCAGGAAATATGTCGCTATTGGATGGG GGGTGCCGCTGGTGATTGTGGGGATCTCAGTGGGAGTGTTCTTTCACAGCTATGGAACCAACGGAAT CTGCTGGCTGAACAACGAGATGCTTCTGGTGTGTTTTGTGCCGACCGTAGGCCTTGTCATCGTG ATCAACACGGTAATCCTGTGTATGGTCCTGAGGGTGATGTTGAAGTCGCTTCACTCGTCCGCTAAAGTTGTCTCCAGCAAGGAGGAGAAGTCTGGAATCTG GATGAGCTTGAAGGCCGCAGCCGTGTTGTTGCCGTTGTTGGGGCTGACGTGGATGTTAGCATTCTTGGCAGTGGACGCTCCCGGTACAGAAGTGGTCGGCTACATCTTTACATACCTCTTCACTATCTGTAACAGCTTCCAG GGGGTCGTGTTCTTTGTATTCCACTGTCTGCTCAACGCTGAC GTACATTCTGCATATGACCGTCGGTACAAGAAGAGGAAGCGCCTGACAACAATGACATCTAACGACATAACGACTCTACGACGGAAGAAGAGCTCCTCCGACAATGACACCTATGTTGCTGAGCCTTCAACAGtgaaaacatcg ATGGGCAACAACTTTTCCGACATTTCATTCGTCGAGGGGCGGAGAGACAGCAGTACGTACCCCGATGAGCAGCTGCAGCTGGAGCGACAACACAGCAACTTCGACGACTACGATGTCTCTGACACCGAGAAAATATGGCGACGGTCAATGTGTCAGGACATGAACTTTGACTCCTTCCCACGTCACTTCCGGCAGATCGGCACCTACAATGCCGGTTTCTCCCATGCAGACAACATGGAGTCAACGTTTGATGGCCCTTCGGGATCAGCGGGCAAGTTCCACTGA
- the LOC137273000 gene encoding uncharacterized protein has translation MKPLLCVLLFLVAETGGRSRFDPNKVEVKAHAPVYETWNFKLDGAFASGLQQLSACRRDLRTLEKEVAHLQSRGQAEAGKTAASQECPEPPPLSNALVTMDGNEAWYYCKDNFRFRGTSQSASCCADGEWKFFSNNLGICSPTLL, from the exons ATGAAGCCACTTCTGTGTGTATTGCTGTTTCTTGTGGCTGAGACGGGCGGCAGGTCCAGGTTCGATCCCAACAAGGTAGAAGTGAAGGCACATGCGCCTGTCTATGAGACATGGAACTTCAAGCTGGATGGAGCGTTCGCGTCCGGCTTGCAGCAACTCTCGGCGTGTCGCCGGGATCTCAGGACACTGGAGAAGGAGGTAGCACACCTCCAGTCACGTGGCCAGGCGGAAGCAGGAAAAACTGCTGCGTCTCAAG AATGTCCGGAACCGCCACCACTGAGTAACGCACTTGTGACTATGGATGGAAACGAGGCTTGGTATTATTGTAAAGACAACTTCCGCTTCCGAGGCACCAGCCAATCAGCTTCTTGCTGCGCCGACGGCGAGTGGAAGTTTTTCTCTAACAATCTGGGAATTTGTTCTCCAACGCTGTTGTAA